In the genome of Bradyrhizobium sp. CIAT3101, one region contains:
- the msrA gene encoding peptide-methionine (S)-S-oxide reductase MsrA, whose protein sequence is MLFMRKTTALPSAADALPGRAQPIPTATIHFVNGAKLAPPYPAGLEQAVFGLGCFWGAERKFWELGDGIHATAVGYAGGHTPNPTYEETCSGRTGHTEVVLVVFDPKKMSYEKLLKTFWENHNPTQGMRQGNDVGTQYRSAIYTYSDAQKKAADASKALYQKALAAKGLGAITTEIAPAGPFYFAEDYHQQYLAKNPAGYCGLGGTGVACPIGVGVSA, encoded by the coding sequence ATGCTGTTCATGCGCAAGACCACCGCACTGCCGAGCGCAGCTGACGCGCTGCCCGGCCGCGCGCAACCGATTCCGACCGCGACCATCCATTTCGTCAACGGCGCGAAGCTCGCGCCGCCTTATCCCGCAGGCCTCGAGCAGGCCGTGTTCGGGCTCGGCTGCTTCTGGGGCGCCGAGCGAAAGTTCTGGGAGCTCGGCGACGGCATCCATGCGACCGCGGTCGGCTATGCCGGCGGTCACACGCCGAACCCGACCTATGAAGAGACCTGTTCGGGACGCACCGGCCACACCGAAGTGGTGCTGGTCGTGTTCGATCCGAAGAAGATGTCTTACGAGAAGCTCCTGAAGACGTTCTGGGAGAACCACAACCCGACGCAGGGCATGCGCCAGGGCAACGATGTCGGCACGCAGTACAGAAGCGCGATCTACACGTATTCCGATGCGCAGAAGAAAGCCGCCGACGCGTCGAAGGCGCTCTATCAGAAGGCACTTGCTGCAAAGGGTCTCGGTGCCATCACCACCGAGATCGCGCCGGCAGGCCCGTTCTATTTCGCCGAGGACTATCATCAGCAATATCTGGCGAAGAACCCCGCCGGCTATTGCGGCCTCGGCGGCACCGGCGTCGCGTGCCCGATCGGTGTGGGCGTGAGCGCGTAG